In Lolium rigidum isolate FL_2022 chromosome 7, APGP_CSIRO_Lrig_0.1, whole genome shotgun sequence, the DNA window ttcaactgcAAATATGCCAATCATCATGAGAATAACGGTGCGTGTTTGGGCACATCATTAATGGGACATAATCATGAGAACACAAAGATCACACACATAGCACACTAGAATCTCTCACGTAGATTAGACAAGCTTTTTTTTTAAACGAGAAGAGGGATATGGAAGGACCCGATAGCACTATTTATCTCTTCCTCCGTGGAGTAAAGTTTACATGGaggactgatgcatgtaaaatgcatacatgaaatttgtagTTTATTGTCACATATTTCaatatatttgcatcttatacAATCTTATATCAAGCAGAGATGTTTTGGCTCTTGGATGCATatcctccctttattttgaaatgcatctttgaTACATTTTTAAATGTCAAAAATTTCCAAGAAAAAAATTCATGTGTAGATCTTCACATGCTATGTGCGCACAATGTATttccatgaaaaatcgacttgccgTTTGGGATGTGTAAAAAGGACAAAActtagtgctaaaaataagggtttttgtgagacatgttttatcttttttacatcgaccataAAAAATATCGGATTTTCGCAAAACTGTGCGATACACATAAATTGTCGAGATATACATGTGAATCTTTTTATTAATATTTTTTAACAATTATAAATATGATGTTTTGGTGAAGGGATCATATGAACatgagagccgaattgaatttccgcttatATCCATGGTTTAgattgatttttggggatttaccaatgaccctctttatttggtttataactttgCATGATAGGAAAATCCTATTTTACGTATTTTTAACTTTCAGGAACCTAAACAGACTCAAATGGACGTGAGATTTTTCAAGGATTATTTTTCATGAAGAGAAATACCTGGAGCAGTGGAACCTTGTGAGCGGAGTCCGGAGGCCCAAAAGAGCCTAGATACTCGTTTCCTCCTCGACCGTCCTCAGTCATCCATCTTTAACCCTAACTCTGAGTCTTGacctaaaaaaatataaaaaggtCTCCGGCACAATCTTAGAAGGGGCAGAGCGGAAACACAAAAACACCCAAACAGAGCTAGAAccaacgaagattggaggggaaaatgCCTTCGAAGCCATCCCCGGTTGGATCACTATCTCCATGATGTAGAGGGAGTACTCAACCTCTGTACTATGGGTTTATGGCAGTTgcttgatctctctctctctctctctctctctctctctctctctctcttgtgctatcattgtttctaATCATATTGATGTTGTGCAAAGCACACcgatgggaaaccccaagaggaaggtatgatgagcacagtagcaagttttttctcagtaagaaaccgaggtttaattgaccagtatgagaaagaaatcacttctgaaggtgttgctagctgactttggcagggctCACTACCGGTgtcaacaacaacgtggaacctgcacacaacacaaccaaaatacttggccccaacttacagtgaggttgtcaatctcaccggttttactgaaaataaaggattaaacgtgtggaaatagatgtttatttgcagtgaaataaaaaagaacagtgcttgcagtaagtaaacataataggtatttgcagtgtaaaagaaaatgaccggggtccatagttcactagaggtgtctctccataaagataaataacatgctgggtaaacaaattacagctgggcaattgacagaataaagaccatacatgacaagatgattactatgagatttatttgggcattacaacaagattcatagaccgtaatccaactgcgtctatgactaataatccaccttccggttagcatccgcaccccttacagtattaagttgcaagcaacagattattgcattaagtaaagtatgtaaagtaaacaataggattatccttggataaaacatttttgttttctccctagtagcaacatcatatctacaaccttagaagttattgtcactcttccagattactagaggcatgaacccactatcgagcataaatactccctcatgaagtcacacacacatacttggccagtgcatctactagcaacggagagcatgcaagatcacaaataacatatgacaagtatataatcaatctcaaccatagtattcaatattcatcggatcccagcaaacacaacatgtagcattacataaagatgatcttgatcatgataggcaactcacaatatctaaacatgaagcataacgtggagaagacaaccatctagctacttctatggacccatgcatggtgatgtagaggcctccggtgatgatctccctctccggcagggtgccgggaagagcttcagaaccctcccgagctagggtcgacgatggcggcggcataACTTTTCGTAGATGGATGCTCGGgcctttaggtttttcccgaacagatgaatgtataggcggaagggcgaggtcggtgggcgcccgaggggcccacacaatacctaggcgcggccagggggtgggtcgcgcctaggggtggtgtggccgcctcctggctcgtctccgtctctcctctggactatgtcttcgttacagtaaaataggaacttcggcttttgtttcgtccaattccgagaatatttcctgtacaacttttctgaaatacaaaaacaacagaaaacatgaactgacactgtggtatcttgtcaataggttagttccaaaaaatgcataaaagtgtcacgaagtgtaaacaaaacaaatagaaatttgtgtaaaacaagcatgtatcataaaaaattatagatacgtttgcaatgtatcacATATGAGatgccctacatgattatggtcatatatgtgatGGCAACAACTCCATGcgtaccaactcgttgggacttCAAGTGCAGAATACTGTAGCAAGTGTCTTTTCCCCACAAGGGCGACTcaagtttatatcgaactctcgaggaATTGGCTAGAGGCCGATTCTTCTTCTCCTATTCTAGCAACCTGCAAAGCAAAGTTTtttgtcttgtgtccccaactctacCATGTGATTGTCAAGTACAATATTTCGTATTAGTAAtatgaaatataaatataaagTAAAGTACAACAAGTAAACTAGACAAACAAGGTAAAAGCAATGAAAGGAtagttgtttttgggttttgtaTGTGTTTGCTAgtgaagtaaatatttttgtatttttggattaaTAAATTGCAGAAAATATAAAGTATGATAATTGTGTTGGAAGGGTGTTTCTTATGTTTTAAAATGGATCggtgttcatgggttcacttgtgtaCTCtcttttttaagttgtagtggacacaatttttttatcagagACATAATATTGTTGGAATTTTAACATGtttttgataagcattcatataggcatttcgtcctaacatagagatgatgcaacacatctcttttATACTCCTCAATAAAGGGAAAACTCCAggcaatcttgaattaagaatcaacagagtGTAGCCTTATGTAATTTGACACAATGTTTGAatcacaaatatgctaccttgaccaaacaagattATCAAGCTATCACATGATTATAGCACACCAATTCATGTTATCCCTAGTAAGACAGTAAAATAAAGGTAAATATCATATTAGATCTTAAATTTGTTGTTACTATTCAATCAATACAACCatgttactccatctaatacacacttctccccacacatgctcttgcatacaagttggatcagaacaagtacttaagaactggatacatgatatgcatctatcaatacatcttacacataataggttcGAAACTCATATATcaaatcatagaataaagatccaccacataggaattacatatatgaccataatcatggttGGCAGCTCATATTGTACTAGATCTATGAAAAACAAGagataaatagatcaagctacttccataaacccatagtccagaggtgaactactccctcttcatcatggtgacgatggtggagacgttggagaaggtagagATCCCTCTGACGGTGACTCCGGTGGagttttccccctccaatcttcactGGTTCTGGCTATGTTTTGGTGTTTCGGTGTTTCCGCGACGCTCTCCCCGAGGAAGCCTCGGGAAGTCCTTTACATAGAGGGTTTTTTTTAGGTTAGACGGAGtctgtgggcgaaagaatcaagtgaATTGGACGGCCAATGAGAAAAAGAGCAGGGTGGCGCGCGCTCTTTTGGCTCTCAGGTGGCGCGCGCTCTTTTGGCCCTCCTGGCCCTTCTCGTGAGGTTCAAGTGCTCCAGATGCTtttcttgatgaaatattgacatccctaaaatcctagctccatttgactttgtttaggtccctgaaagttaaaatacacaaaacagagtTTTCTTGTCCTGCatggttataaccaaaataaatgggatcattggtaaattccTAAAACtcaatataaaacatgtatataacatcatatatgttgcaaacatgtgagaatatgtgtcaacaaactacaaagttcatgcatgcattttacatgcatcaatatgtaattcctatgtggtggaacTTTATTTTGTGAGATGATATTAGAGATTGAAAGTCTATTATGTTTAAAATGTATTGATAGATTCACATTATGTACCCCTTCTTAAGTTCTTGTTCTGATCAAACTATGATGGTAGTTATTGGATAGTGACAGAAAATTTGAGATCTACTATGATTTTTACCTTGTTTTGTTATCTCACTAAGAATAAAGTGAATGCACGTGTTCTAATTATTCTGGTGACAACAAAGATgaccttgtttgttcaaggtagcacatttattattcaaacatcatgtcaaaatacCTAAGCCTATACTCTGCTTATTCTTAATTATAGATTGCATGAAGTTTCCCCTTTCTAGGGGAGTATAAGTTGCATCATCTTTATATTAGTACATGATGCCCACATGAATActaatcaaacacataatgaagtTTCACAACATTATATTATGTGTGAGTTGTTTTATGTCCAATACACTTtatgagagagtagacaagtgaactcaTGAACACTGGTCCACTTTTTTATTACAAGAAACCACTTTTACCATCCTTTAATTTTTTTCAATAATTAAATACGAAAATACAAAAAACACTTTAATTTCTACAAGCATAAAAAACCCAAAAAGATCtttattttgattttttgatttttttgttttcgttATAGATTACTTTAcggttttatttaagttttactaATACAGAACCTTGTGCTTGAAACCACACGATTGGAGTTGGGGGCCAAGACATTAACTTTATTTTGTAGGTTGCCGGAAGATGTTGGAAGAAGGTTGCTGGTTAGATCCCCgcgagtttgatataaaccctcgagtcacccatgTGGGGAAAATACGCTTACGACAATActcgcacttggagtcccaacgagttggtacatAGAGTTATTGCCATCAAGGacctcaaaataaaaataaaatacaactTGACCCTTAATTTTTGCGTCCAAGACCCTAGAACAAATCTTAAAGAACAATCAAGTCGAGGGATTCTTCTAGCTCCTTCTCCACCGAGATGTCGGCAAGGCTTCCGACGGTGGTCAGCCGCTACACCACCGGGGACAagaccacttggggtgtagcaGCAGGAGCTTTCCGCATCGGAGCTAGAGGGCCTCCAACATGGCTCCATGGCCTGGATGTTGAAACAAACCAGTCGATAACCAACTGTTAATGCCAACAACCTGGGAGGGAGTGGCTTCTCTATAGTCTAAAGATTCAGCAGTAAGATGACACATGACCGTCGAGGATGTGCTATAGAGGATGAACTCCCAAAGATCTTCATGGTCGGAGGCTCGTTTTTATTCTCTTCAGCTCCAAAACAAAGCATGATCCACCACCTCTCTCGCCACCAATCACCATGATCGGTAGAAGAAAGACGCAGTAGATCCAGCTCGGTTAGATCTAAATCGCCACCAAAGTCAAGCGTATTTTTAAAAGAGGTATGGATAGCACCGTTGTCCGTCTGCTCCATCCATCGGAACATGACCGCTAGCAGAAAATACCACCATCCACCACCTTGTAGGCAAACTCTAGACCTAAACCAGACTAAAACCTACCAGTATTGTTGTATAAAGGAGTCCGGCctcctctcccccccccccccgttgtcTCCGGCCAGCTAGGCCACATGAGAAGAgcgggagaggagccaggggtggcTATGGCACTCTCGTGAatgggagggaggagagagaagacatatGGTGGGATGAGAGTGTCCTATTTAGACAAGCTCATTTATGTCACTCCTCTCAATCTACCATCCAGAAAACTCAAATAGAACTTAGAAAAATGAAAACTAATTCACTGATCCACTTCTTCAAATTTATCACATTTACGCATACTTTATGAGAAAAGGACTGTTTGAATTGCTACCTCAATTTTCTACTCAAAATTCAAACCGTTTGGAACTTCCAACAATTGCGTAACTGAAATGCAATTGTTTAAAGTTACATAAAAATTTAGGAGCAATAATTTTTCAATTGGGTACCACAAACTTCTGCCTAAACTTTAAAACTATTATGAAAAATTTCAAATAGGAATGATAAGGTGGATGTTATGTAGAAAAATGGAGTAAAAAATGTAGGAGTGTTGTAACTAGGGATGGAAACGGTGTATTCCCCTTGCTGCCCGCATGTTCGAGTTAGGGCCCCTGGTGCTGTTCGGCCCGGTAAGCTACTCCCTTGCTTGATTCTCATATGTGCGCAATATTCTAATTAACTCAGCCCAACCCAACCCAACCCAAATCAAACGAACTGCCGGGGAGAAGCGTACGGAAATGCATGAACACCCTGACCGACAAAATACAAGGGAAAATGTCGATCGGGTTGGGTCAAGCATCCTTCTCTCCATTGGGAATGTTGCAAGGAAAGAAGTCAAAAATACACGCCAAAGATAGAGATACCAACAACCATGTGTCCCGACTGTGAAGTGATCATGCAAACGTTGGTACATGTACATTAGTATATTGATATATTCGGGATTGGGCTGTAGGTGAAAGAAGGCGAGTGTCACGAACTGACGTTACCTTTATTGGTTTTCTGGACTTATAATCGAGGAAGCTAGCTGCATAGGTTGGTTTGGTGACAGTGACAAACGGAACTAATAGTCCATTGTGTTCTGCTTTTTTTTAAATATAAAACAATCCGAAGCTTGCTGTGTGATACAAGTGATGTTTCGATCGTTAATCTGCATAATCTAACTTAGATTGCACCATATGTGAGCATGTAGTATCTATAGTACATGAAGAAAAATAGATCACCAATCTCTCATGCAGGAAGATTGATGTAAAACCATCGGCTAAGCTCTCTAACAGagacgtgttaaccataagatatgCCACAAGGCAACGAACCGTTTGCAATCACCCCTAAAAAATGTCTTAGTCGGTTTAAAAGTGCACCTCGACTTGTTCTTTGTACATAAGAAAGTAGTCATATCCAACGATTAATTTATATATGCATGAGTTTTTTACTAAGATttgttaaaaaaatattttttcttggAAAAAATCATTAAAAGGTCTAGGCCCACCTGGGGCACAAAATCCGCTTCCCTTTTGCCATCCACTTTCCGGCGAGCCCTTTGCAACGGAAACTTTACGTGACCACGTATGCAAATTAAACCAGAGGTGGTCAATCGAATGCCCTGGCTTTGGCCACACTCCAAAGCTAGAGCACTCCAGCTCAAGCTCCTGCCTTGATAGTTCATCCACCGAATCACCAAACGaaaattgaccatatagatcgaaACCTCAAACAAATGACGAAAATTGACGTCGTAGCTGCTACACGCTTGTCTCCCTTCCTACATGCGTATAAGAACTCAAGTACTTGTTCCAACAATTCATCCCCACCTTGCCACACATTTCTTCACAAGAGTTCAAGATCGATCAGCTAGCTTCGGACATCGCAAGCTAGCTCAAAGCCTAGGAACCATGGCCATGGCGATCTCTTCGGATCTTCGAGCTCCTTGCTCTCTCCTCATGGCAACCTTGATGCTGATCATCGTCCAAGCGCAAGGCATCACTAGGCACTACAATTTCAATGTATGTCTATCAGTATATGTATTCCACAATTCATCTAATACTGTAGTACATGTTTTGAATGCATTTCCGGCCGTGTGATCTTGATTTCTAACGTGGTGCATCCACTGCAGGTTCAAATGGCAAACGTGACGAGGCTGTGCGCCACCAAGAGCATCGTGACAGTGAACGGGGAATACCCCGGGCCGGCGCTGGTGGCGAGGGAGGGCGACCGAGTCCTCGTCCGCGTCACCAACCACGTCGTTCACAACATGACGCTGCACTGGCATGGTATCCGGCAGCTCCGGAGCGGCTGGGCCGACGGGCCGGCGTACATCACGCAGTGCCCGATGCAGACCGGGCAGAGCTACCTCTACAACTTCACCATCACCGGGCAGCGCGGCACGCTCTGGTGGCACGCGCACATCTCCTGGCTGCGCGCCACCGTCTACGGCGCCATCATCGTCCTCCCCAAGCACGGCGTGCCTTACCCGTTCACCGCGCCGCACAAAGAGGTCCCCATGATCTTTGGCGAGTGGTGGAGGGCGGACACGGAGAAGTTGGTCAGGCAGGCGCTCAAGACCGGCGGAGCCCCAAATATCTCTGACGCTTTCACCATCAATGGCCTCCCAGGGCCGTTCTACAACTGCTCTTCCAAAGGTACGCACATACGGGCGCATGCTTAATTAACACTGTTTATGAGGGGGGAAACGTTACTGACATGCATCCATGACACATTGCAGACACATTCAAGCTGAAGGTGGAACCAGGAAAAACATACATGCTGCGCCTCATCAACGCTGCTCTCAACGACGAGCTCTTCTTCGCCGTCGCCAACCACACGCTCAccgtcgtcgaggtcgacgcAGTCTATGTCAAGCCGTTCACCGTCAAGACTCTGATCATCTCCCCAGGGCAGACCACCAACGTCCTCCTCACCGCCAAGCCGGTCTACCCTAGGGCCAACTTCTACATGTCCGCCGCGCCCTACTCCGTCATCAGGCCCGGCACCTTCGACAACACCACAgtcgccggcatcctcgagtACCAAAAACCAGGCTCCCCCTCCGGGTCAAGCTTCGACAAGTACTTGCCGCTCTTCAAGCCTACCCTACCGCGCTTCAACGACACCGGCTTCGTCGCCAACTTCACCTCCAAACTCCGAAGCCTCGCCACGCTGCAGTATCCGGCGGCCGTGCCGCAGTCGGTGGACAAGCGATTCTTCTTCACCGTCGGGCTGGGCACGCTCCCGTGCCCCGTGAACGCGACGTGCCAGGGGCCTACCAACACCACGCAGTTCGCGGCGGCCGTCAACAATGTCTCCTTGGTGCTCCCTTCCACGGCGCTCCTCCAGTCTCACTTCACAGGCACGTCTCGAGGCGTCTACGGATCAAACTTCCCGATCATGCCCCTCAAAAAATTCAACTACACCGGGGCGCCGCCGAACAACACGAACGTGGCCACCGGGACCAAGCTGCTCGTGCTGCCCTTCAACTCCTCGGTGGAGCTGGTGATGCAAGACACAAGCATCCTCGGCATCGAGAGCCACCCCCTGCACCTGCACGGCTTCAACTTCTTCGTCGTCGGCCAAGGAATTGGCAACTACGACAGTGTGAACGACCCGGCCAAGTTTAACCTCGTCGACCCCGTTGAGCGGAACACCGTTGGGGTGCCGGCCGGCGGATGGGTGGCCATTCGCTTCCTCGCCGACAACCCAGGTAACAACAGATTTGCACACCATTCGTTCATTCGTGAAACTGAATGTTTTGTTAGCCCGTGCTCATATGTAAGATATGCATGTATGCGCAGGTGTATGGTTCATGCATTGCCATTTGGAGGTGCACACGACATGGGGACTCAGAATGGCATGGCTGGTACTAGACGGGAACCTGCCCAACCAGAAGATTCTTCCTCCACCGTCGGATCTCCCCAAATGCTAGCCGGACAGGATCAAAGTTGTTGCTTTTCCCTCTTTTGTTTTTGCTTGCCATTTGCGATTGATGTCTCCTAAACGGAGATCTTAGCAGTTTTAGTCAGTTCGCTGACCCtactttttttttctaatttaaCTTTCTCCTTTGATTGATTAGCAACTTGTGATGACAATGTTTTGACGCTTATGAAATAAACAATGACGTGAATTACACGTCAAAATCCTCCATCTTTCTTTTCTGTGAACCACATCAGCTTAGTGTGGATCCATGTTGCTCGAAATATTAGATATCTGTTGCAACCTTTGTGTTGTCTAGTCTCTAGTAACATGATAGCGCGTGGTGCCGCGCCCGTGGAGAAATAAATATAAGAAGAAATGAATCATGAAATTTATATTTGCAAATGCATCGCAATATTGGTCAAAGTTCAAATATGGGCAATTTAAAAGGTTTACAAAGGAGCACGGTATTTGCCAATAGTCAAATATGAGGATATTCTTCTTTTTTGGGCACATTGAAACAATTTATTATTCTAGACTAGGATAGAGGACATGCCAATTTGATTAACAAAATCAGCCAAGAGTCCACGTATAGCAATCTACCATTTCTTCTTGCCTTTTGGCACAATGCAATGCTATCGGACGAGATCTGATACTCTCCCGTTCCTCAACCGTGTTCCTGGAGCGGAAGGAGATGTGGCGATTTTTGAGGGAGCGGCTGAAACCAAACTCTACAGCTCTGCAGATTTGATCAGAGTGGAGGAAACCAAACAAGCTCTATATATAATATTAGTCTGGACAGATGGCAATAACTATAGGACATATATTTAGTGGTCATTCCTTATATATTGTGAGTTTGTGACCCAATTGAAAGAACATAAATTATTTATCAAACAATAAACTAAACATTAAATCATGTATCCATATTATGAAGGGTGATCTTGTTTCAAAATATTATGAAGAGTGATCAACAAAATGAGGACTAAATCTTCATCTATGTAACCTACATAACTAATATATATATAAATgtacatgtactccctccgatccatattatttggcactaaaatagatgtatctattagcttcaagtaatatgaatcggagggagtacaatgaacatgaatatgtaaGAAAAACACAAATTGGACAAGTTTGCAGATTGCTAAACCACCTTGATAACTCAACAACAAAAGCTCAGCAGGTTTAATGCAGTTAATGGCCATAGTTTCTTAGATACCACAGAAACAACTGAGGAATTTATCCTGGATTTTGTTAGTAGTATCGCTTTATATACACTGAAGTCACATGATCTCCACAAGGATGTGCAAAATGAACAAACACCTCCAAAGAAGGTGAGAAAATATGAATTTGACCTACTTTTAAAAACCAATAAATGTAAATGTCAATACACTCTGCGAATAAATAAACAATACATACATTGTACTAAACCCAAGTGTGGCatgctgtaatatcccagaacataggaacaatgaATGGTAgaattagaaatgggatgtgcatttcatcgcaaaacgagggaaattttcgcgccttattgcgtaaaacctaagagggatcgaggtttctctctcgttgctattagggttagagcaatgtgagtgttataaatttcgacatgacctcttttgaaacTTAGAGATTTTGGGAGAATATTTTATTTGGCATTTCATATTTGATTTCAAACAAAAGAAGTAATAAGTAAacaatatataaatgaattatgaattcataattcaaatcacatcatacatacacaaataattcaAAAGTGAACAATAAATTTACATAAGAGATCATAagcaaaaccttgagctttattgatcatacacacaAATTACatggtctttacaatattcattatACAATAATGGACAGAAtaataaataaaacaaaataagaatTACAAGAAATGGATCATATACAAAAAGTCTAAACTATTAGTCTTGGAATCTATGTCTGTGGATGAAATGAAGCTTGAAATCTGTAAGTGGAAGAGAAACTAGCCAGGGGGTTAATAccagtgtcaatgacacttgtcATTGTCCAAAAACCTTGCCAGAAGCAAGATAAGCACCAGCAGACCAGAATTTGAGCAATCACGAGCTCAAGTTCCACCACAAGCACACACACAGCTCACAAGTGAtggtgcatgctcaacagcaagcCAACCATGGCTTAGTCACCTATAAAAGAGTAGAACCAGTTGAAACAATTCACCTTGTCGACCAGATAAACATCCACCAACAACCAGCCATGAACAGTAGCTAGTTCATCCCTGTTATTGCTCAAGAACATCAA includes these proteins:
- the LOC124677929 gene encoding laccase-4-like: MAMAISSDLRAPCSLLMATLMLIIVQAQGITRHYNFNVQMANVTRLCATKSIVTVNGEYPGPALVAREGDRVLVRVTNHVVHNMTLHWHGIRQLRSGWADGPAYITQCPMQTGQSYLYNFTITGQRGTLWWHAHISWLRATVYGAIIVLPKHGVPYPFTAPHKEVPMIFGEWWRADTEKLVRQALKTGGAPNISDAFTINGLPGPFYNCSSKDTFKLKVEPGKTYMLRLINAALNDELFFAVANHTLTVVEVDAVYVKPFTVKTLIISPGQTTNVLLTAKPVYPRANFYMSAAPYSVIRPGTFDNTTVAGILEYQKPGSPSGSSFDKYLPLFKPTLPRFNDTGFVANFTSKLRSLATLQYPAAVPQSVDKRFFFTVGLGTLPCPVNATCQGPTNTTQFAAAVNNVSLVLPSTALLQSHFTGTSRGVYGSNFPIMPLKKFNYTGAPPNNTNVATGTKLLVLPFNSSVELVMQDTSILGIESHPLHLHGFNFFVVGQGIGNYDSVNDPAKFNLVDPVERNTVGVPAGGWVAIRFLADNPGVWFMHCHLEVHTTWGLRMAWLVLDGNLPNQKILPPPSDLPKC